GTCCACGACGTAGACGGCCCGCGTGCGCGTCACCTCGCCGAGCGAACTCATGATGCGAGCGCGCTTGACCGCCGCCTCCGTGAACGACGAGTGCCCCGTCAGCAGGCGGTCGGCGCGCGACACGTCCTCCCCGACGGCCTTGAACGGCGCGCGAACCGTCGGATGCACCTCGAAGCCGACGCGCGCGAGCACCGACAGCACCGGTACGTCCTCGGGTGCCGCCTCCGGGTCCTCCGGCGTCGGGTCCGCGTCCCGCACCTCCTCGGCGCCGTCCATCACCGACACCGGCGACGTGAGGTCGCCGCCGAACAGTTCCTCGAGCGCCATCGCCACCTCGATGCTGGCGTTCATCCCGTTCTCGTACTTCGAGACGGTGCGCCGGGAGACGCCGAGTTCGCCCGCGAGCCGGCCGAGACTCCAGTCCTCGTTTTCCCGCCGGTCCGCGAGCACGTCGCCGTCGATGTTCACGTAGAGGCCGCCCGGCGCCGCGTAGATGAGCGGGGGCACGTCCTCCACGAAGAACTCCATCGCGGTGTCCGGGCTGAGCACGGGCACGCCGTGCCGGAAGTACACCACGCCCGGCTTCAGTTCCTCGTCGCGAGTGCGGAGGCCGATGACCAGCGGCGTCGCCTGCAGGTGGGAGCCGAGCCGCCGCATCTCCGCGCCCGTCTCGCCGTCGAACGCGTCGATGTTTCCGAGAATCTTCACGAGGACGACGTCCTCACCGCGGCGCGCGGCCACGTCGAAGCTCTTCGGCCGCGTCGCACAGCGGTCGCTCACCGAAAAACCCGCGTCCGCCAGCATCGCGGTGACGTTCTCGATGAGTGCCGACCGTGACATAGCCGGACGTAAGCCGTCGGCCACATATATGCGTTGTGCCGGGAGACTGCCGCTGCCTCCGGGTTTCGGGCTACTCGCCGCGCTCCTCGTCGTTCTCGGTCGCCGCGAGGGACGCCAGTTGGACGAGCGCGAACACGACCGCGAGGCCGACGAACGGCGTCCCGAGGTCCCGGGCCGACTCCACCACGAGCCGGAGTTCTGTTTCCGGGTACTGGAGGAGCGCGCGCCCGGTGGGCAGGTAGACGTCCTGTCCGAGGACGGCGACGTTCACCATCGCGGACCCGACGCCCGCCGTGAGCACGGCGACGAACACGCGGTGGACCGCCCACGCGAGCACCGCGCCCGCCACCCCGGCGAGGAGCACGACCGCGATTTCCGGGCCGAGCGACGGGTCCGAGGTGGACACGCCGACCGCGGGCGCGGTCACCGCGACGCCCGCGACGAACCCGGGAATCGCGTGGACGAGCACCCACGCGCTCCACGCCAGTTGCGCGCCGACTATCCCGCCGACTAGTCCGACGGCCGCCGTCACGACGAGCGCGCCGCCGTCGCCCGCGTTCGAGACGAACTGCGGTGCGAGCGTCGCCCCCGCGAACGCGCCGGGCACGAACCCGACGAGCATCACTGCCACCCGTTCGATGTGGACGCCAGCGACCCCCAACAGCAGCCCGCCGACGACCAACCCCGCCTGTACCGGAACGTCCATAGGTCGGTCCAGACACCCGCCGGACATAACGATTCGGCGTTTCCTCCGCGGACCGGAACGGCGAAACGTCCGGGCGCCCTACCCGTCGGCGATGACGGTCGTCG
The nucleotide sequence above comes from Halobacterium litoreum. Encoded proteins:
- a CDS encoding transcriptional regulator gives rise to the protein MSRSALIENVTAMLADAGFSVSDRCATRPKSFDVAARRGEDVVLVKILGNIDAFDGETGAEMRRLGSHLQATPLVIGLRTRDEELKPGVVYFRHGVPVLSPDTAMEFFVEDVPPLIYAAPGGLYVNIDGDVLADRRENEDWSLGRLAGELGVSRRTVSKYENGMNASIEVAMALEELFGGDLTSPVSVMDGAEEVRDADPTPEDPEAAPEDVPVLSVLARVGFEVHPTVRAPFKAVGEDVSRADRLLTGHSSFTEAAVKRARIMSSLGEVTRTRAVYVVDEASRESVDDTAIVEREELEEVEDSEDLRDLLAERGSPQEA
- a CDS encoding TMEM198/TM7SF3 family protein, whose protein sequence is MDVPVQAGLVVGGLLLGVAGVHIERVAVMLVGFVPGAFAGATLAPQFVSNAGDGGALVVTAAVGLVGGIVGAQLAWSAWVLVHAIPGFVAGVAVTAPAVGVSTSDPSLGPEIAVVLLAGVAGAVLAWAVHRVFVAVLTAGVGSAMVNVAVLGQDVYLPTGRALLQYPETELRLVVESARDLGTPFVGLAVVFALVQLASLAATENDEERGE